A genomic region of Clarias gariepinus isolate MV-2021 ecotype Netherlands chromosome 23, CGAR_prim_01v2, whole genome shotgun sequence contains the following coding sequences:
- the LOC128511653 gene encoding transmembrane protein 88, translated as MCGVDVDLDDDGVQDECEVEEVSHDAVHLLAPPPAECDGEAWGARRGRGVCVLCGLMLALWNVGVGMACMMLLCVVFTLVLTPPTLLLYTGFLCHTRVLASPSPLCSYLDDNSCSALIILGFVMMSPLVVVAAAIFCTLLRRFHVLQLFQPINAARYRGRGFSWRRDVQAWV; from the exons ATGTGTGGTGTGGATGTGGATCTGGACGATGACGGCGTGCAGGACGAGTGTGAAGTGGAGGAAGTTTCCCATGATGCCGTGCATTTGTTGGCCCCACCTCCGGCAGAGTGTGACGGAGAGGCCTGGGGGGCACGGCGGGgtcgtggtgtgtgtgtgctgtgtggcCTGATGCTGGCGCTGTGGAATGTGGGAGTGGGCATGGCCTGTATGATGCTGCTGTGTGTGGTGTTCACACTGGTGTTAACACCACCAACACTCCTACtgtacactggcttcctgtgtCATACacgg GTCCTAGCTTCCCCATCCCCACTCTGCAGTTACCTTGACGACAACAGTTGTTCTGCCCTCATCATCTTAGGCTTCGTAATGATGTCACCGTTAGTCGTAGTTGCTGCAGCTATCTTCTGCACCTTGCTCAGAAGGTTTCATGTCCTTCAGTTGTTTCAGCCAATCAATGCAGCTCGATACAGGGGGCGGGGCTTCAGCTGGAGACGGGACGTCCAGGCTTGGGTCTGA